In one Neobacillus sp. CF12 genomic region, the following are encoded:
- a CDS encoding HD domain-containing protein, with protein MDVVEKALEIASKYHEGQYRKNTDIPYIIHPVAVGMMLLKNGYSEEIVAAGILHDTVEDTALTLEEIKSEFGAEIAKIVEGSSEPDKSLAWKDRKEHTIAFLKTASEDIRAVVCADKLHNIRSIIRDYELVGEEVWDRFNAGKEQQKWYYTNVVESLAAQSTFKLWTDLRYEVDRLFKEIT; from the coding sequence ATGGATGTAGTTGAAAAGGCGCTCGAGATAGCTAGTAAGTATCATGAAGGACAATATCGGAAAAATACCGATATTCCCTATATTATTCATCCTGTTGCAGTCGGTATGATGTTGTTGAAAAACGGATATAGTGAGGAAATCGTTGCGGCAGGTATTTTACATGACACTGTTGAGGACACAGCACTAACCCTTGAAGAAATTAAAAGTGAATTTGGGGCAGAGATTGCTAAAATTGTTGAGGGAAGTTCTGAACCTGATAAATCACTCGCTTGGAAAGATAGAAAAGAGCATACCATTGCATTTTTAAAAACAGCTTCAGAGGATATCCGTGCTGTTGTTTGTGCAGATAAACTTCATAATATCCGTTCAATCATTAGAGATTATGAACTAGTTGGTGAAGAGGTCTGGGATAGATTTAATGCAGGTAAAGAACAACAAAAGTGGTACTATACCAATGTAGTTGAGAGCTTGGCTGCACAATCCACTTTTAAATTATGGACAGATTTAAGATATGAAGTTGATAGACTTTTCAAGGAGATAACTTAG
- a CDS encoding alpha/beta hydrolase-fold protein — MIEKFNVLMSAFNQERMITVYLPMSYDESTKRYPVLYMHDGQNVFEDQGAIKGVSLRLKDYLDENKVDIIVVAIDLNPEGEERFNEYCPWVTGKIAEKILGHRSSSGGKGEQYLDFIVNELKPLIDRNYRTLENHTSMAGISLGGLITTYAACRYPDIFKRIAALSPGFYRNQEEIEVFVKNSDLSTVERVYIDFGTNEITDDQELNNQFTDMIQSVYEILKSKIEDTRYVTIVNGEHNYTSFKKRIPAVIDYLFSDI, encoded by the coding sequence GTGATAGAAAAATTTAATGTTTTAATGTCAGCATTTAATCAAGAAAGAATGATCACAGTGTATCTGCCTATGAGTTATGACGAATCAACCAAGCGCTACCCCGTATTATATATGCACGATGGGCAAAATGTTTTTGAAGATCAAGGTGCCATTAAAGGTGTATCTTTACGTTTGAAAGATTACTTAGATGAAAACAAAGTCGATATAATCGTGGTAGCAATCGATTTAAATCCTGAAGGAGAAGAACGCTTTAACGAATACTGCCCATGGGTTACTGGAAAAATCGCCGAGAAAATACTTGGTCACCGCAGCTCATCTGGCGGTAAAGGTGAACAATACTTGGACTTTATTGTAAATGAGCTTAAACCATTAATAGACCGTAACTATCGAACTCTTGAAAATCATACTTCAATGGCAGGAATTTCATTAGGAGGACTTATTACTACATATGCCGCCTGCCGTTATCCAGATATTTTTAAACGAATTGCTGCACTATCTCCAGGATTTTATCGTAACCAAGAGGAAATCGAGGTATTCGTTAAGAATTCGGACCTTTCTACAGTTGAAAGGGTATATATCGATTTTGGTACGAATGAAATCACGGATGATCAAGAACTGAATAACCAGTTTACAGACATGATTCAATCTGTCTATGAAATTTTGAAAAGTAAAATAGAGGATACCCGCTACGTAACGATTGTTAATGGAGAGCACAACTATACTTCATTTAAAAAAAGAATACCTGCCGTAATAGATTATCTATTTTCGGATATATGA
- a CDS encoding DUF2269 family protein, with protein MITFYKMIVVLHIFSAILGMGPGFILTTVVKSGKTMTELRHSYAVRHKLHIFVMVGGTLLLVTGLIMGFMNLSLFRMGWYVISLILFLAALAIGPLVLSPRSKPVKALLASHQGEEIPEEYYRLSKILFRYEHLENAIFIVIIALMILKPF; from the coding sequence ATGATTACTTTTTATAAAATGATCGTAGTTTTACATATTTTCTCAGCAATCCTAGGAATGGGGCCAGGATTTATCCTGACAACCGTGGTAAAGTCGGGAAAGACCATGACAGAATTAAGGCACTCCTATGCTGTTAGGCATAAGCTGCATATCTTTGTGATGGTGGGCGGTACGCTGCTACTCGTAACAGGATTAATCATGGGCTTTATGAATCTGAGTTTATTTCGAATGGGCTGGTATGTAATAAGTCTAATTCTTTTCTTAGCGGCATTGGCAATTGGACCGCTTGTGCTATCACCTAGGTCTAAACCCGTAAAGGCTTTACTAGCTTCTCATCAGGGCGAGGAAATCCCAGAAGAGTACTATCGTTTATCAAAAATTCTATTCCGATATGAACACCTGGAAAATGCTATTTTCATTGTCATTATCGCTTTAATGATATTAAAACCATTTTAA
- a CDS encoding DUF454 family protein, protein MNKIVKLLYIIIGFIALGLGVLGLILPVLPTTPLLLLASYCFVKGSERFERWFKGTTLYKRHLETFVKERSMTLKQKLTILLFADAMIAIPFFILESIMVRVMLAGVIIYKYYYFIYKIKTVPAATSKT, encoded by the coding sequence ATGAATAAAATTGTAAAACTTCTCTATATTATTATCGGTTTTATTGCCCTCGGCTTAGGAGTTTTGGGTCTTATTTTGCCGGTGTTACCGACAACACCGTTATTACTATTAGCCTCCTACTGCTTCGTGAAAGGTTCAGAACGATTTGAACGCTGGTTTAAAGGAACAACTCTTTACAAACGTCATTTGGAGACTTTTGTAAAAGAGCGATCGATGACATTAAAACAAAAACTAACGATTTTGTTATTTGCTGATGCAATGATCGCCATTCCCTTTTTCATACTTGAAAGTATCATGGTCCGAGTTATGCTGGCAGGTGTTATTATTTATAAATATTATTACTTCATCTATAAAATAAAAACAGTACCTGCCGCAACTTCAAAAACATAA
- a CDS encoding amino acid permease, translating into MELQKSLLPRHIRLMALGGAIGTGIFKGTSETVSIAGPAVIFSYLFAGLLLLVVMSAIAEMAIAFPGVNMKGFIHKAFGTNVSFVIGWLYCFMWLVVCVIEVIAAGSFLQYWFPTMSLWSLSFISAIFIVAINFMNVKRYGEFEFWFAGIKITMIVLFVVLGAGILFGIIPSNQTDYFQNYVQHEGFFPQGWTGVFSALLIVIFSYGGTELIGLTLTETKDAEKVLPKVIKGVIWRIVIFYTLPILIICGLIPWNEIGNQASPFVQVLSAVGFDGSAHIMNFVLITAVLSAANSGIYGCTRMMHSLAAEGEAPKLFSYVSKNGVPLYSVIVSGIILIGGTFVAYFSPDRVFGYLMAIPGFTVSLVWISICLAQLKLRKTYTRLPSFKVWGFPYVTSFTAITLSITCLAFAFSEQNRASMFVCLGMLVILLLCSFFRKK; encoded by the coding sequence ATGGAATTACAAAAAAGTTTACTGCCGCGGCATATCCGTTTGATGGCACTCGGAGGAGCAATCGGTACTGGTATATTTAAAGGAACTTCAGAAACCGTTTCGATTGCAGGGCCAGCTGTTATTTTTTCTTATCTGTTTGCAGGCTTATTACTCCTTGTTGTGATGAGTGCAATTGCCGAGATGGCCATCGCCTTCCCAGGGGTGAATATGAAAGGGTTTATTCATAAGGCTTTTGGAACAAATGTGTCTTTTGTAATCGGATGGCTATACTGTTTTATGTGGTTAGTTGTGTGTGTGATTGAAGTAATAGCTGCGGGAAGCTTTTTGCAATATTGGTTTCCTACAATGTCTTTATGGTCCTTAAGCTTTATTAGTGCTATTTTCATTGTGGCTATTAATTTTATGAATGTAAAACGGTACGGTGAGTTTGAGTTTTGGTTTGCCGGAATAAAAATTACGATGATTGTTTTATTTGTTGTTTTGGGTGCCGGTATATTATTTGGAATTATTCCGAGCAATCAAACAGACTATTTTCAAAATTATGTACAACATGAGGGTTTCTTCCCGCAGGGCTGGACAGGGGTATTCTCTGCCTTGTTAATCGTCATTTTTTCATACGGCGGTACTGAACTTATTGGATTGACTTTAACAGAAACGAAGGATGCAGAAAAGGTATTGCCTAAAGTGATTAAAGGAGTTATTTGGAGAATTGTAATCTTCTATACGCTCCCAATTCTTATCATTTGCGGATTAATTCCATGGAATGAAATCGGAAATCAAGCAAGTCCGTTTGTGCAAGTCTTATCTGCAGTCGGTTTTGATGGGTCGGCTCATATCATGAACTTTGTCCTTATAACGGCTGTATTGTCTGCGGCTAATTCTGGAATTTATGGGTGTACACGTATGATGCATTCTTTAGCAGCAGAAGGGGAAGCCCCCAAACTATTTTCATATGTTTCTAAGAATGGTGTTCCATTATACAGTGTAATCGTGAGTGGTATTATCCTTATTGGCGGAACTTTTGTTGCGTACTTTTCACCTGATCGTGTGTTTGGATATTTAATGGCCATTCCTGGTTTTACGGTATCATTGGTGTGGATTAGCATCTGTTTAGCGCAACTGAAGCTTCGCAAAACATATACAAGGTTACCGAGTTTTAAAGTTTGGGGATTTCCGTATGTTACCTCATTTACTGCCATAACGTTAAGTATTACCTGTTTGGCATTTGCTTTTAGCGAACAGAATCGAGCGAGTATGTTTGTATGTTTAGGAATGCTGGTTATCTTACTGCTGTGTTCATTTTTTAGAAAAAAATAA
- a CDS encoding GNAT family N-acetyltransferase yields MFIRKAIESELSFIREQRVAAYQEHAANIPDGHWQALKQAISSKADTQPGVELIVAEEDGVILGSVALFPAKIDAYEGNVESVDYPEIRMLAVSPEARGKGVATALISECIKRSKEKEHQAIGLHTGEFMEKAMKLYESFGFERLPQYDFEPADDGIVVKAYRLSFE; encoded by the coding sequence ATGTTTATACGCAAAGCGATTGAAAGTGAACTTTCATTTATTCGAGAACAGAGAGTTGCCGCATACCAGGAGCATGCAGCCAATATCCCTGACGGTCATTGGCAGGCTTTGAAGCAGGCAATCTCATCAAAGGCAGACACACAGCCAGGTGTTGAATTGATCGTAGCCGAAGAGGATGGTGTGATTTTAGGAAGTGTCGCTTTGTTTCCAGCAAAAATAGATGCGTATGAGGGGAATGTAGAGAGTGTTGACTATCCTGAAATACGAATGCTCGCGGTTTCTCCAGAAGCGCGCGGCAAGGGAGTGGCAACAGCTTTGATTTCAGAATGTATTAAACGCTCAAAAGAGAAAGAGCATCAAGCTATCGGGCTGCATACAGGCGAATTTATGGAAAAAGCGATGAAATTATATGAGAGCTTTGGTTTCGAACGATTACCACAATACGATTTTGAACCTGCAGATGACGGTATTGTTGTAAAAGCGTATCGTCTATCTTTTGAATGA